In Antennarius striatus isolate MH-2024 chromosome 8, ASM4005453v1, whole genome shotgun sequence, a single window of DNA contains:
- the sh3gl2a gene encoding SH3 domain containing GRB2 like 2a, endophilin A1 isoform X1, with protein MSVAGLKKQFHKATQKVSEKVGGAEGTKLDEEFTEMEKKMDTTARAVLDIMTKTTEYLQPNPATRAKMSMMNSMSRMRGQEKGPGYTQTEAILGESMQRFGRELGEESNFGVALIDAGEAMRELGEVKDALDMEVKQNFIDPLQNLHEKDLREIQHHLKKMEGRRLDFDYKKKRQGKVTEDELKQALEKFDDSKEIAEQSMFNLLESDIEQVSQLAALVQAQMEYHSRAAEILTQLSSKIEERIRDASNKPRKEYTPKPRTSLDFSISENHNGGIHSARSPAPMDQPSCRALYDFDPENEGELGFKEGDIITLTNKIDDNWYEGMLHGNSGFFPINYVDILVPLPH; from the exons AAAGTGAGTGAGAAAGTCGGAGGTGCAGAGGGAACGAAGCTTGATGAGGAATTTACTGAAATGGAAAAG AAGATGGACACCACCGCTAGGGCTGTGCTCGACATCATGACCAAGACCACTGAGTACCTGCAGCCAAACCCAG CCACCAGAGCTAAGATGAGCATGATGAACTCCATGTCCCGTATGCGGGGGCAGGAGAAGGGCCCAGGCTACACGCAGACCGAGGCCATCCTGGGAGAGTCCATGCAGAGATTTGGCAGGGAGCTTGGAGAAGAGTCAAACTTCG GTGTTGCCCTGATTGATGCTGGGGAGGCCATGCGTGAACTTGGGGAAGTTAAGGATGCTCTGGATATGGAGGTTAAGCAGAACTTCATTGATCCACTGCAGAACCTCCATGAAAAAGATCTGAGGGAGATTCAG CATCACCTGAAGAAAATGGAGGGTCGCCGTCTGGACTTTGATTATAAGAAGAAACGCCAGGGGAAAGTGACAGAAGATGAGCTCAAACAAGCCCTAGAGAAATTTGACGACTCAAAGGAGATCGCTGAACAGAGCATGTTCAACCTGTTGGAAAGTGAT ATTGAACAGGTGAGCCAGCTCGCTGCGCTGGTCCAGGCTCAGATGGAGTATCACAGCCGTGCTGCTGAGATCCTCACACAGCTCTCCAGCAAGATTGAAGAACG AATAAGAGATGCTTCAAACAAACCGCGTAAAGAATACACTCCCAAACCACGAACGTCTCTTGACTTCTCCATCAGCGAGAACCACAATGGAGGCATCCACAGCGCTCGATCTCCAG CCCCTATGGACCAGCCCAGCTGCCGTGCACTCTATGATTTCGACCCTGAGAATGAAGGTGAGCTAGGCTTCAAGGAAGGAGATATCATCACACTGACCAATAAGATCGACGACAACTGGTACGAGGGGATGCTGCATGGCAACTCCGGCTTCTTCCCCATCAATTACGTGGATATCCTGGTGCCGCTGCCACATTAG
- the sh3gl2a gene encoding SH3 domain containing GRB2 like 2a, endophilin A1 isoform X2 — MSVAGLKKQFHKATQKVSEKVGGAEGTKLDEEFTEMEKKMDTTARAVLDIMTKTTEYLQPNPATRAKMSMMNSMSRMRGQEKGPGYTQTEAILGESMQRFGRELGEESNFGVALIDAGEAMRELGEVKDALDMEVKQNFIDPLQNLHEKDLREIQHHLKKMEGRRLDFDYKKKRQGKVTEDELKQALEKFDDSKEIAEQSMFNLLESDIEQVSQLAALVQAQMEYHSRAAEILTQLSSKIEERIRDASNKPRKEYTPKPRTSLDFSISENHNGGIHSARSPGARSPARSPARSPARSPAPMDQPSCRALYDFDPENEGELGFKEGDIITLTNKIDDNWYEGMLHGNSGFFPINYVDILVPLPH, encoded by the exons AAAGTGAGTGAGAAAGTCGGAGGTGCAGAGGGAACGAAGCTTGATGAGGAATTTACTGAAATGGAAAAG AAGATGGACACCACCGCTAGGGCTGTGCTCGACATCATGACCAAGACCACTGAGTACCTGCAGCCAAACCCAG CCACCAGAGCTAAGATGAGCATGATGAACTCCATGTCCCGTATGCGGGGGCAGGAGAAGGGCCCAGGCTACACGCAGACCGAGGCCATCCTGGGAGAGTCCATGCAGAGATTTGGCAGGGAGCTTGGAGAAGAGTCAAACTTCG GTGTTGCCCTGATTGATGCTGGGGAGGCCATGCGTGAACTTGGGGAAGTTAAGGATGCTCTGGATATGGAGGTTAAGCAGAACTTCATTGATCCACTGCAGAACCTCCATGAAAAAGATCTGAGGGAGATTCAG CATCACCTGAAGAAAATGGAGGGTCGCCGTCTGGACTTTGATTATAAGAAGAAACGCCAGGGGAAAGTGACAGAAGATGAGCTCAAACAAGCCCTAGAGAAATTTGACGACTCAAAGGAGATCGCTGAACAGAGCATGTTCAACCTGTTGGAAAGTGAT ATTGAACAGGTGAGCCAGCTCGCTGCGCTGGTCCAGGCTCAGATGGAGTATCACAGCCGTGCTGCTGAGATCCTCACACAGCTCTCCAGCAAGATTGAAGAACG AATAAGAGATGCTTCAAACAAACCGCGTAAAGAATACACTCCCAAACCACGAACGTCTCTTGACTTCTCCATCAGCGAGAACCACAATGGAGGCATCCACAGCGCTCGATCTCCAG GGGCAAGGTCTCCAG CAAGGTCTCCAG CAAGATCTCCAG CCAGGTCTCCAG CCCCTATGGACCAGCCCAGCTGCCGTGCACTCTATGATTTCGACCCTGAGAATGAAGGTGAGCTAGGCTTCAAGGAAGGAGATATCATCACACTGACCAATAAGATCGACGACAACTGGTACGAGGGGATGCTGCATGGCAACTCCGGCTTCTTCCCCATCAATTACGTGGATATCCTGGTGCCGCTGCCACATTAG